In Synechococcus sp. KORDI-52, one genomic interval encodes:
- a CDS encoding glycoside hydrolase family 15 protein: MVVTTTEPLPQNHATSLQRLDQSIQRVVIDRQDPISGLLPASTAHTIHGDYGDAWVRDCVYSVQCVWGLALAHRRQQGQNSRRSWELEQRVVALMRGLMRSMMRQAGKVERFKQSLNPLDALHAKYDSCTGEPVVADDAWGHLQLDATSLFLLQLAQLTKGGCAVVQSRDEVDFLQNLVHYIARAYRTPDYGIWERGDKGNHGLPERNASSIGMAKAALEALDGLDLYGPHGDGGSILLIPQGAIVRLRRALEGLLPRESASKEADSACLSVIGYPAWAVEDAALVERTGRRIRRELAGAYGYKRFLRDGHQTAVEDVNRLHYEPEELAAFEGIESEWPLFLAFELVTACCEGRWDDARRLHSQLKTLAVEEDGERLYPELYQVPASSVQQERLHPGSQERVANTNLPLIWTQSLVWLGEMLLDDLIRPEDIDPCGRREPQPLGADTVLVAMAAETDAVRQALLAAEVPIDPTAVIAVQSSDELKQRLKAAGTNPRLELTGRPGHRVETEDTARVYRQDGAISVFTPSVLEDRSSYLADDPEELLETVVDELHLLQRHWRGVGRPLLVIPIRDAALQQHRDVILKLARQLGSGVIERIPVRLGCLSELVDQAQKVQLPPLQQKPVPRSEPPQHLLRDATDLRDLTAAEEQELDDTPIEQLSQRLWNSALLHEQAEVLELLQRRLGPQGIQRSPEGHPVALRTLLEEVYQRGLRCEDWNVVRRCAGAMGMVHPQLEDALTDLLVRQKQVVVGRNYTGDSRLRQPMDSAAIAERIETTSGIDGRERMLEQELLLALDSVARREPALLKGSLTLQLGQLMLLLTSELAVEKMLSQDEAFEALCGEAPHAIRKRLRAVLGDVEHARAALQRGEQLHVSGRVKWSVPDPLEETPGGGDWLQHRIRLGSFQKVPRDFYAGIWSLLQHCRGLVIGDKLERRNRLNSRLILEKTAGERNFAAQVDHLLSRIKAPEYRQLCSECLLSLMAFVEANPEVRFEDDLALDVVIGHAVRVGWQQSHPSLRPESYPHHKAQAWGQFYQSSPGDCRRWQVTALRELAEQQGLF; the protein is encoded by the coding sequence ATGGTTGTGACGACGACGGAACCCCTTCCGCAGAACCACGCCACAAGCCTTCAGCGCCTGGATCAATCCATCCAACGGGTGGTTATCGATCGGCAGGACCCGATCAGCGGCCTGCTCCCCGCCAGCACCGCCCACACCATCCATGGCGACTACGGGGATGCCTGGGTGCGGGACTGCGTCTATTCGGTGCAGTGCGTTTGGGGGCTGGCCCTGGCCCACCGCCGCCAGCAGGGGCAGAACAGCCGGCGCTCCTGGGAGCTGGAGCAGCGGGTGGTGGCCCTCATGCGGGGCCTGATGCGCTCGATGATGCGGCAAGCCGGGAAGGTGGAGCGCTTCAAGCAGAGCCTCAATCCCCTCGACGCACTCCACGCCAAGTACGACAGCTGCACCGGCGAACCGGTGGTGGCAGATGACGCCTGGGGCCATCTCCAACTGGATGCCACCTCGTTGTTCCTGCTGCAGCTGGCGCAGTTGACCAAGGGCGGTTGCGCCGTGGTGCAAAGCCGTGACGAAGTGGATTTCCTTCAGAACCTGGTGCACTACATCGCCCGGGCCTACCGCACCCCCGACTACGGAATCTGGGAACGGGGAGACAAAGGCAACCATGGCCTGCCGGAGCGCAATGCGAGCTCGATCGGCATGGCCAAAGCCGCCCTGGAAGCACTCGATGGGCTTGACCTCTACGGCCCCCATGGCGATGGCGGCTCCATCCTGCTGATTCCCCAGGGGGCCATCGTGCGCCTCCGTCGCGCTCTGGAAGGGCTTCTGCCACGGGAATCCGCCAGCAAGGAAGCCGACAGCGCCTGCCTGTCGGTGATTGGTTATCCGGCCTGGGCCGTGGAAGATGCCGCCCTGGTGGAGCGCACCGGCCGCCGGATTCGACGGGAACTCGCTGGGGCCTACGGCTACAAACGCTTCCTGCGGGATGGTCACCAGACGGCGGTGGAAGACGTCAACCGCCTGCACTACGAACCGGAGGAGCTCGCCGCCTTTGAAGGGATCGAGTCGGAGTGGCCGTTGTTTCTGGCCTTCGAACTGGTCACCGCATGCTGCGAAGGACGCTGGGATGATGCCCGGCGCCTGCACAGCCAGCTCAAGACGCTGGCTGTTGAAGAAGACGGCGAACGTCTCTACCCCGAGCTGTATCAGGTCCCGGCCAGCTCGGTCCAGCAGGAACGGCTTCATCCAGGCAGCCAGGAGCGGGTGGCCAACACCAACCTGCCGCTGATCTGGACCCAGAGCCTGGTGTGGCTCGGAGAAATGCTGCTCGACGATCTGATCCGTCCCGAGGACATCGACCCCTGTGGCCGCAGGGAGCCGCAGCCGCTCGGCGCCGACACCGTTCTTGTGGCGATGGCTGCGGAGACGGATGCCGTGCGCCAGGCGCTGCTGGCTGCAGAGGTGCCGATCGATCCAACCGCGGTGATTGCCGTGCAGTCGTCCGACGAGCTGAAGCAACGGCTGAAAGCCGCCGGCACCAATCCGCGGCTTGAGCTCACTGGGCGCCCCGGCCACCGGGTGGAAACCGAGGACACGGCTCGGGTCTACCGCCAGGACGGCGCCATCAGTGTGTTCACCCCATCCGTGCTGGAAGACCGCAGCAGCTATCTGGCCGATGACCCGGAGGAGCTGCTGGAGACCGTTGTGGACGAGCTGCATCTGCTGCAACGGCACTGGCGTGGCGTCGGACGTCCCCTTCTGGTCATCCCCATTCGCGACGCGGCCCTCCAGCAGCATCGCGACGTCATACTCAAACTGGCCCGACAACTCGGCAGCGGCGTCATTGAACGCATCCCCGTCCGCTTGGGCTGCCTCAGTGAACTGGTGGATCAGGCGCAGAAAGTGCAGCTGCCGCCGCTCCAGCAAAAGCCGGTGCCACGATCGGAGCCACCCCAGCACCTTCTGCGCGACGCCACCGATCTACGGGATCTGACCGCCGCAGAGGAGCAGGAGCTGGATGACACCCCGATCGAACAGTTGAGCCAGCGCCTCTGGAACAGTGCACTCCTGCATGAACAGGCCGAAGTGCTCGAGTTGCTGCAACGGCGTCTCGGCCCCCAGGGGATTCAACGCAGCCCCGAGGGCCATCCAGTGGCCCTGCGCACCCTGCTTGAGGAGGTGTATCAACGGGGCTTGCGTTGTGAAGACTGGAATGTGGTGCGGCGTTGTGCCGGCGCCATGGGGATGGTGCATCCCCAGCTGGAGGATGCCCTGACCGACCTTCTCGTCCGCCAGAAACAGGTGGTGGTGGGGCGCAATTACACCGGCGACTCCCGGCTCCGCCAACCGATGGACAGTGCCGCCATCGCCGAACGGATTGAAACCACCAGCGGGATCGACGGCCGTGAGCGCATGCTCGAGCAGGAGCTCCTGCTCGCCCTCGACAGCGTGGCGCGGCGGGAGCCAGCCCTGCTCAAGGGCAGCCTGACCCTGCAGCTGGGGCAGCTGATGCTGCTGCTGACATCGGAGCTGGCCGTGGAGAAGATGCTCAGTCAGGACGAAGCCTTTGAAGCCCTCTGCGGCGAAGCACCCCACGCCATCCGCAAGCGGTTGCGCGCCGTTCTTGGGGATGTGGAGCATGCCAGGGCCGCCCTACAACGCGGCGAACAGCTGCATGTCAGCGGCCGGGTGAAGTGGTCAGTACCCGACCCATTGGAGGAGACCCCGGGGGGTGGGGACTGGCTTCAACACCGCATCCGCCTGGGCTCCTTCCAAAAAGTTCCCCGCGATTTCTATGCAGGAATCTGGTCGTTGCTGCAGCACTGCCGCGGCCTGGTGATCGGCGACAAGCTGGAACGGCGCAATCGCCTCAACAGCCGCCTCATTCTCGAGAAAACAGCGGGGGAGCGCAATTTCGCGGCCCAGGTCGACCATCTGCTCAGTCGGATCAAGGCACCGGAATACCGCCAACTCTGCAGCGAATGTCTGCTCTCGTTGATGGCCTTCGTCGAAGCCAATCCGGAGGTGCGTTTCGAGGATGACCTGGCCCTGGATGTGGTGATCGGCCATGCCGTGCGGGTGGGCTGGCAACAGAGCCATCCCTCGCTTCGACCGGAGAGCTACCCCCATCACAAAGCCCAGGCCTGGGGGCAGTTCTATCAATCCTCACCTGGTGATTGCCGTCGCTGGCAGGTCACGGCCTTAAGGGAGCTGGCCGAACAGCAAGGGCTGTTCTGA
- a CDS encoding Gfo/Idh/MocA family protein yields MSPDPMVPVKVGVIGIGNMGWHHARVLSLLRDADLVGVADPDADRGQLATEQFGCRCFADYNAMLSEVEAVCIAVPTLLHHPVGLACLRAGVHVLIEKPIAANQDEATALIEAATAAGRLLQVGHIERFNPAFRELIKVVANEEVVVLEGRRHSPHSDRANDVSVVLDLMIHDIDLVLELAKAPVVRLAAAGGRSAEGPIDYVNATLGFENGVVASLTASKMSHRKIRSLSAHCRSSLVETDFLNHTLHIHRRAHEWYSADHGELLYRNDGFIEEVSTTSIEPLYAELEHFLQCVRGRETPAVDGLQASRALKLADLIEQAVEHPDSGAPLLAPI; encoded by the coding sequence ATGTCTCCCGACCCCATGGTCCCAGTGAAGGTCGGGGTGATCGGCATCGGCAACATGGGATGGCATCACGCCAGGGTGCTCAGCCTGCTTCGAGATGCCGATCTGGTGGGCGTTGCGGACCCCGATGCCGATCGCGGACAGCTCGCCACCGAACAATTCGGCTGCCGCTGCTTTGCCGACTACAACGCCATGCTCTCTGAGGTGGAGGCCGTCTGCATCGCGGTTCCCACCCTGCTGCACCACCCCGTCGGTCTGGCCTGCCTCCGTGCGGGTGTGCATGTTCTGATTGAGAAGCCGATTGCGGCGAATCAGGACGAGGCCACCGCACTGATCGAGGCCGCGACAGCAGCGGGTCGACTCCTGCAGGTGGGTCACATTGAGCGGTTCAACCCCGCCTTCCGTGAGCTCATCAAGGTGGTGGCCAATGAGGAGGTGGTGGTCCTCGAGGGGCGTCGCCACAGCCCCCATTCCGATCGGGCCAATGACGTTTCTGTGGTGCTGGATCTGATGATCCACGACATCGACCTTGTTCTGGAGCTGGCCAAGGCACCGGTGGTGCGGCTTGCAGCTGCCGGCGGTCGCAGTGCCGAGGGGCCGATCGATTACGTCAATGCCACGCTGGGTTTCGAGAACGGTGTTGTGGCCAGCCTCACCGCCAGCAAGATGAGCCACCGCAAGATCCGCAGTCTCAGCGCCCACTGCCGATCGAGTCTGGTGGAGACAGACTTCCTTAACCACACCCTGCACATCCACCGCCGCGCCCACGAGTGGTACTCCGCTGATCACGGTGAGCTGCTGTATCGCAATGACGGCTTCATCGAGGAGGTGAGCACCACCTCGATTGAGCCGCTCTATGCCGAGCTTGAGCACTTCCTTCAGTGTGTGCGCGGCCGGGAAACCCCCGCTGTGGATGGTCTTCAGGCCTCGCGTGCCCTCAAGCTGGCGGATCTGATCGAGCAGGCGGTCGAGCATCCGGATAGCGGCGCACCCTTGCTGGCACCCATCTGA
- a CDS encoding folate-binding protein YgfZ, which translates to MSKLFWDAQVARLRLNGSGARQFLQGQTSADLNALASGDLLQTCWLTATGRLRAVLELRLDAEGADVIVLAGEASAVRAGFDQVIFPADRVRLQPLAPLRRLQWLEPHAAALWCDPDAALPEPWASGQPASAAAFEQWRLQSGFPPGPGELNGETNPLELGLVAQISTEKGCYLGQETMAKLTGQAGVKQQLRCWSCPNPLAPAAKLTLNGERAGVITSALDHDGTWMGLALVRRQCLASSTLEGPNGEQLRISRPEAFQDPEA; encoded by the coding sequence ATGAGCAAGCTGTTTTGGGATGCCCAGGTTGCCCGGCTGCGCTTGAACGGCAGTGGAGCCCGTCAGTTTCTCCAGGGGCAGACCAGTGCTGACCTCAACGCCCTCGCATCCGGGGATCTGCTTCAGACCTGCTGGCTGACCGCAACGGGCCGCTTGCGGGCCGTGCTGGAACTGCGTCTGGACGCGGAGGGAGCCGATGTGATCGTTCTGGCGGGAGAGGCCTCTGCGGTTCGCGCCGGCTTCGATCAAGTGATCTTTCCAGCCGATCGGGTTCGCCTCCAACCTCTGGCGCCGTTGCGCCGACTGCAGTGGCTGGAGCCCCATGCTGCAGCCCTGTGGTGCGATCCAGACGCAGCATTGCCCGAGCCTTGGGCCTCAGGACAGCCCGCCAGTGCAGCAGCTTTTGAGCAGTGGCGGCTCCAAAGCGGATTTCCACCGGGGCCGGGTGAACTCAATGGCGAGACCAACCCCCTGGAACTTGGACTCGTCGCTCAGATCAGCACGGAGAAAGGCTGCTACCTGGGCCAGGAAACCATGGCCAAACTCACCGGCCAAGCAGGGGTGAAACAACAGCTGCGCTGTTGGAGCTGCCCCAATCCGCTGGCTCCGGCGGCAAAGCTCACGCTGAATGGAGAGCGGGCCGGGGTGATCACCAGTGCCCTGGATCACGACGGAACCTGGATGGGTCTGGCCCTGGTGCGCCGCCAGTGCCTGGCCAGTTCAACGCTGGAGGGACCCAACGGAGAACAGCTCCGCATCAGCCGACCCGAAGCGTTTCAGGATCCTGAGGCCTGA
- a CDS encoding TM0106 family RecB-like putative nuclease — MGDTPPADNALTDRLLRSWLRCRRKAWLDRHGTPAERRWTAHRNLLLDDQQRCFVALLPRKPGHGLAACAAGAEAVVGLRLKGLGPSSEPLEAHPPLLRRVRGQSRWGEFAYQPVLARQGRRTTREHQLPLALMALLLEQEQQGDVPSMLVLGGGGRRLEQERVPWSKGLRRQLSEGLRKLRDDLDRPVPPPLAADRRKCSLCSWRVACNAVAAAEGHLSEVSGIGAKRREMLLELGIRGLSDLAAADPKQLAVRLQRFGEQHGEVAASLVAQARAQRDGRVDRLHAAPALPELQNCPGVLLYDIESDPDARHDFLHGFVVLPRTETGDWDLASVAYHPILALAEHGESRCWFRLQRLLSCYQSWPILHYGETESLALRRLAERQGAAEADLLQLRQRLVDVHARLRRHWRLPLASYGLKAVAGWQGFHWSQPGVDGARALLWWRQWQGDGPERRGNRHGLRWIFDYNRDDCLATWAVAAWLLHQDQASGS, encoded by the coding sequence ATGGGTGACACCCCGCCTGCCGACAACGCCCTCACCGACCGGTTGCTGCGCAGTTGGCTGCGTTGCCGTCGCAAGGCCTGGCTCGATCGCCACGGGACTCCGGCGGAGCGGCGCTGGACGGCCCATCGCAATCTGCTGCTGGACGATCAGCAGCGCTGCTTTGTGGCCTTGCTGCCCCGCAAGCCGGGCCATGGTCTGGCGGCCTGTGCTGCCGGTGCCGAGGCTGTAGTGGGTCTGCGTCTGAAGGGGCTCGGTCCGTCCAGTGAGCCGTTGGAGGCGCATCCTCCCCTGCTTCGACGGGTCAGAGGTCAGAGCCGCTGGGGTGAGTTCGCCTATCAACCGGTACTGGCCCGTCAGGGCCGTCGCACCACCCGGGAGCATCAGTTGCCCCTGGCGTTGATGGCTCTGCTGCTCGAGCAGGAGCAGCAGGGGGATGTTCCCTCCATGTTGGTTCTCGGCGGCGGTGGCCGGCGGTTGGAACAGGAGCGGGTGCCCTGGTCCAAAGGGTTGCGCCGACAGCTGTCGGAAGGGTTGCGCAAACTGCGTGACGATCTGGACCGCCCGGTCCCCCCGCCTCTGGCCGCAGACCGACGCAAGTGCTCACTGTGCTCGTGGCGGGTGGCCTGCAACGCCGTGGCGGCGGCGGAAGGCCATCTCAGTGAGGTCAGCGGCATCGGGGCCAAGCGGCGCGAGATGTTGCTGGAGCTTGGGATTCGCGGCTTGTCTGATCTGGCCGCTGCGGATCCGAAGCAGCTTGCTGTGCGTCTGCAACGCTTCGGTGAGCAGCATGGTGAGGTGGCGGCCTCCCTGGTGGCTCAGGCCAGGGCGCAGCGGGACGGTCGAGTGGATCGTTTGCACGCCGCACCGGCTCTTCCGGAATTACAGAACTGCCCTGGTGTGCTGCTGTACGACATCGAATCCGATCCCGATGCCCGCCACGACTTTCTTCACGGCTTTGTGGTTTTGCCCAGGACCGAAACCGGCGACTGGGACCTGGCTTCCGTGGCCTATCACCCGATCCTGGCTCTGGCGGAGCACGGCGAATCCCGTTGCTGGTTCCGGCTGCAACGGCTGCTGAGCTGCTATCAAAGCTGGCCGATTCTTCATTACGGCGAAACAGAAAGCCTGGCCTTGCGACGTCTGGCTGAGCGGCAGGGTGCCGCTGAAGCTGATCTGCTGCAGCTACGTCAGCGTCTGGTGGATGTGCATGCCCGGCTGCGGCGTCATTGGCGCCTGCCCCTGGCCAGCTATGGCCTCAAGGCCGTGGCTGGTTGGCAGGGTTTCCACTGGAGTCAGCCCGGTGTGGACGGGGCCCGGGCCCTGCTGTGGTGGCGGCAGTGGCAGGGCGATGGCCCCGAGCGACGCGGCAACAGGCATGGGTTGCGCTGGATCTTTGATTACAACCGTGACGACTGCCTGGCCACGTGGGCCGTTGCCGCCTGGTTGCTTCACCAGGATCAGGCCTCAGGATCCTGA
- a CDS encoding phosphoglucomutase/phosphomannomutase family protein, producing the protein MASAPLPLSPAPIKFGTDGWRGIIGVDITVERLLPVAAAAAQELAHRAPEGLSSRTVVIGYDRRFLAPELAEAIAAAVRGCELEPLLTDTAVPTPACSWAVVERQALGALVITASHNPPEWLGLKIKGPFGGSVEGDFTAAVERRLAAGGITAPIRAEVPRFDGRRDHLEGLRRKLDLTALVRGLKAINLKVIVDPMHGSAAGCVTELLGPDADGVVEEIRSDRNPLFGGHPPEPLAPYLGELITAVKTSTAAGTPAVGLVFDGDGDRIAAVDETGRFCSTQLLMPLLIDHLARSRQLPGAVVKTVSGSDLMRLVAEAQGRKVLELAVGFKYIAAEMLAGDVLIGGEESGGVGFGMHLPERDALFAAMLVLEALVEGKQPLGARLDALQHQHGGSSHYDRLDLRLADMEARRRLETLLSQNTPSTVAGAEVLEVITTDGIKLRMGPSHWLMLRFSGTEPLLRLYCEGPDADRVNSVLAWAREFAEAA; encoded by the coding sequence ATGGCATCGGCTCCCCTCCCCCTCAGCCCAGCTCCGATCAAGTTCGGCACCGATGGCTGGCGCGGGATCATCGGCGTTGACATCACGGTGGAGCGGCTCCTGCCCGTTGCCGCAGCCGCGGCCCAGGAGCTCGCCCATCGCGCCCCCGAAGGTCTCAGCAGCCGAACGGTGGTGATCGGTTACGACCGGCGCTTCCTGGCCCCCGAACTGGCGGAAGCGATCGCCGCCGCGGTGCGGGGTTGTGAACTCGAGCCGCTGCTAACCGACACGGCTGTGCCCACGCCGGCCTGCAGCTGGGCCGTGGTGGAGCGCCAAGCCCTGGGAGCACTGGTGATCACCGCCAGTCACAACCCGCCGGAATGGCTGGGGCTGAAGATCAAAGGTCCCTTCGGTGGATCGGTCGAGGGAGACTTCACCGCCGCGGTCGAACGACGCCTGGCCGCCGGCGGGATCACGGCACCGATCCGGGCAGAGGTCCCTCGGTTTGATGGACGCCGTGACCATCTCGAGGGGCTGCGTCGCAAGCTGGACCTCACCGCCCTCGTGCGTGGCCTCAAGGCCATCAACCTGAAGGTGATCGTCGATCCGATGCACGGATCAGCAGCCGGATGTGTCACGGAGCTGCTCGGCCCTGATGCCGATGGCGTTGTGGAGGAAATCCGCAGCGATCGAAATCCCTTGTTCGGTGGTCATCCGCCGGAACCCCTGGCTCCCTACCTCGGGGAGCTGATCACGGCGGTGAAAACCTCAACCGCCGCCGGAACCCCTGCCGTGGGACTGGTGTTCGACGGCGATGGTGACCGCATCGCCGCCGTGGATGAAACCGGTCGGTTCTGCAGCACCCAGCTGCTGATGCCCCTGTTGATCGATCACCTGGCCCGGTCCCGCCAGCTGCCGGGCGCCGTGGTCAAGACCGTGAGCGGCTCGGATCTGATGCGGCTGGTGGCGGAAGCACAGGGGCGCAAGGTTCTTGAGCTTGCGGTGGGTTTCAAGTACATCGCCGCGGAGATGCTGGCGGGGGACGTGCTGATCGGCGGCGAGGAATCCGGTGGTGTCGGCTTCGGCATGCATCTGCCCGAGCGGGATGCCCTGTTCGCGGCGATGCTGGTGCTGGAAGCCCTTGTGGAAGGCAAGCAACCCCTGGGAGCACGGCTGGATGCACTTCAGCACCAGCACGGTGGCAGCAGTCACTACGACAGGCTCGACCTGCGCCTGGCCGACATGGAGGCACGCCGGCGGCTCGAGACGCTGCTGAGCCAGAACACGCCTTCGACCGTCGCCGGTGCAGAGGTGCTGGAGGTGATCACCACCGACGGGATCAAGCTGAGGATGGGGCCCAGCCACTGGTTGATGCTGCGCTTTTCCGGCACGGAACCGCTGCTGCGGCTCTACTGCGAAGGGCCTGATGCCGATCGGGTGAACAGCGTGCTCGCCTGGGCCAGAGAGTTCGCGGAGGCCGCATGA
- a CDS encoding photosystem II reaction center protein K, whose product MAAFTLDLLAQLPEAYQAFSPLIDILPLIPVFFLLLAFVWQASVGFR is encoded by the coding sequence ATGGCCGCCTTCACCCTCGACCTGCTGGCACAGCTGCCCGAGGCCTATCAGGCCTTCTCTCCGCTGATCGACATTCTTCCGTTGATCCCCGTCTTCTTCCTGCTGCTGGCCTTTGTCTGGCAGGCCTCTGTGGGCTTCCGCTGA
- a CDS encoding hemolysin family protein, translating into MRLLLLAVLLALPAFFAAAEVALLRLRPSRVEVLVEEQQAGARSIQRLQRRLRRALLVSQLGATLALVALGWAGRGLGERLWVDGSVGVAWRDTALFLSIVLMATLLAGLLPKAWVLNRPESSALRLVPLLEVVMRCLAPLLNLLEALAGLLMRLLGLAPQWDVLVPALSAGELETLVESGRVTGLFPDEKNILEGVFALRDTQVREVMVPRSGMVTLPATVRFAEMMEAVHHTRHARFPVIGQSLDDVRGVLDLRHMAEPIARGELQADSLLEPYLQPAVPVLETCTLAELLPMIRSGQPLLLVVDEHGGTEGLVTAADLTGEIVGDEDPTESDEPDLLEEKDTPGAWLMAGDLEIFELNRQLDLNLPEADDHHTLAGFLLERLQHIPSAGEALHFNGLQFEIKAMAGPRIERVRLVLPSSEDQSE; encoded by the coding sequence ATGCGGCTCCTTCTGCTCGCTGTTCTGCTGGCTCTGCCGGCCTTCTTCGCGGCTGCAGAGGTGGCGCTGTTGCGGCTTCGTCCCAGCCGCGTCGAAGTGTTGGTGGAGGAACAGCAAGCTGGAGCCCGTTCCATTCAGCGGCTGCAGCGGCGTTTGCGGCGAGCGCTCCTGGTCAGCCAGCTGGGTGCCACCCTCGCCTTGGTGGCTTTGGGCTGGGCTGGCCGTGGCCTGGGAGAGCGGCTCTGGGTGGATGGGTCTGTGGGTGTGGCTTGGCGCGACACGGCGCTGTTCCTCAGCATCGTGCTGATGGCCACGTTGTTGGCGGGTCTGCTGCCCAAGGCCTGGGTGCTGAACCGTCCTGAATCGTCGGCGCTCCGGCTGGTGCCGCTGCTCGAGGTGGTGATGCGTTGTCTGGCTCCACTGCTCAACCTGCTCGAGGCGCTGGCGGGTCTGCTGATGCGTCTGCTTGGCCTGGCTCCCCAGTGGGATGTGTTGGTGCCAGCCCTTTCAGCCGGGGAGCTGGAAACCCTGGTGGAATCCGGTCGGGTCACGGGGTTGTTCCCCGATGAGAAAAACATCCTTGAAGGTGTGTTCGCTTTGAGGGACACCCAGGTGAGGGAGGTGATGGTGCCGCGCTCCGGGATGGTCACGCTGCCGGCCACGGTTCGTTTCGCCGAAATGATGGAAGCCGTGCATCACACCCGTCACGCCCGCTTCCCGGTGATCGGCCAGTCGCTGGATGACGTGCGCGGCGTGCTGGATCTCCGCCACATGGCCGAACCGATCGCCAGGGGGGAGCTCCAGGCTGATTCGTTGCTTGAGCCCTACCTCCAGCCTGCGGTGCCCGTGCTGGAGACCTGCACCCTGGCGGAGCTGCTGCCAATGATCCGCAGCGGACAGCCCCTGCTGCTGGTGGTGGATGAGCACGGCGGTACGGAGGGGCTGGTGACCGCAGCGGATCTCACCGGAGAAATCGTTGGCGATGAGGACCCCACGGAGTCCGATGAACCGGATCTGCTCGAGGAGAAGGACACCCCAGGTGCCTGGTTGATGGCGGGCGATCTGGAGATCTTCGAGCTGAACCGGCAACTTGACCTCAACCTGCCGGAAGCCGATGACCATCACACCCTGGCCGGTTTCCTGCTGGAGCGGCTTCAGCACATTCCATCCGCAGGAGAGGCTCTGCATTTCAACGGCCTGCAGTTCGAAATCAAGGCCATGGCGGGGCCGCGGATTGAGCGGGTCCGGCTCGTTCTCCCCAGTTCAGAGGATCAATCCGAATGA
- a CDS encoding WecB/TagA/CpsF family glycosyltransferase, with translation MDSVSTAPDDHHRCQVLGVPVDACRDVCAAALGLHAQGGGRIVTLNAEMTMSARADASLGQAIATADLVIPDGAGVVWALGRQNIRVVKTAGIELAWTLLEYAAVHRWRVALVGASPEVMATLRAELPQRIAGLNLALAVDGYQAPEAWPGVEAQLKTLKPDLVLVALGVPRQETWSERVAFGQPGLWMGVGGSFDVWAGTTKRAPGWMCRMQLEWLYRLIQEPSRWRRMLSLPAFAVKVLRYG, from the coding sequence ATGGACTCTGTCAGCACCGCCCCCGATGACCATCACCGCTGCCAGGTGCTCGGCGTTCCGGTGGATGCCTGTCGTGATGTCTGTGCTGCAGCCCTCGGTCTGCATGCCCAAGGCGGCGGACGCATCGTCACCCTCAACGCTGAGATGACCATGTCCGCCCGGGCGGATGCTTCCCTGGGCCAGGCGATCGCAACGGCTGATCTGGTGATCCCCGATGGAGCTGGTGTGGTCTGGGCTCTCGGACGTCAGAACATCCGGGTTGTCAAAACGGCCGGGATTGAACTGGCCTGGACGCTGCTGGAATATGCCGCGGTCCACCGTTGGCGTGTGGCGCTGGTGGGCGCATCACCTGAGGTAATGGCAACGCTGCGTGCGGAGTTACCCCAACGGATCGCCGGGCTCAACCTGGCGCTCGCTGTGGATGGTTATCAAGCGCCCGAAGCTTGGCCGGGCGTTGAGGCTCAGCTCAAGACCTTGAAGCCGGATCTCGTTCTCGTGGCCCTGGGGGTGCCGCGCCAGGAAACCTGGTCGGAACGCGTGGCGTTCGGTCAGCCAGGACTGTGGATGGGTGTCGGCGGCAGTTTTGACGTCTGGGCCGGCACCACAAAACGTGCCCCCGGCTGGATGTGCCGGATGCAGCTTGAGTGGTTGTATCGGCTCATTCAGGAACCATCACGCTGGCGTCGCATGCTGTCGCTGCCAGCGTTTGCTGTGAAGGTTCTTCGGTATGGCTGA
- the pyrE gene encoding orotate phosphoribosyltransferase → MSESSIVPTERQNLLNRLATLAYKRGDFTLASGRKSEHYVNCKPVSLSGSGLALISRAMLTHVEANAVAVAGLTLGADPLVSGVAMAAADQGRDLDALIVRKEAKGHGTGAWLEGPLPVPGALITVLEDVVTTGGSSLKAVRQLRDAGYTVHRVVTIVDREEGGEAAMAADDLELISLYKLSEIAAITQA, encoded by the coding sequence ATGTCTGAATCGTCGATTGTCCCGACTGAGCGGCAGAACCTGCTGAACCGCCTTGCCACCCTGGCCTACAAACGCGGGGACTTCACCCTTGCCTCCGGCCGCAAAAGCGAGCACTACGTGAACTGCAAACCCGTGAGCCTGAGCGGTTCCGGCCTGGCGCTGATCAGCCGGGCGATGCTCACCCACGTGGAGGCCAATGCAGTGGCCGTGGCTGGCCTCACCCTCGGCGCCGACCCCCTGGTGAGCGGTGTGGCCATGGCCGCGGCCGATCAGGGCCGGGATCTCGATGCGCTGATCGTGCGCAAGGAGGCCAAAGGCCACGGCACCGGAGCGTGGCTGGAAGGACCGCTGCCAGTCCCCGGGGCCCTGATCACCGTGCTGGAGGACGTGGTGACCACGGGGGGCTCCTCGCTCAAGGCGGTCCGGCAGCTGCGCGACGCCGGATACACCGTCCATCGAGTCGTCACCATCGTCGACCGGGAAGAAGGGGGTGAGGCCGCCATGGCGGCTGACGATCTCGAGCTGATCAGCCTCTACAAACTGTCTGAAATCGCCGCCATCACGCAGGCATGA